In Pseudomonas fakonensis, one DNA window encodes the following:
- a CDS encoding fumarylacetoacetate hydrolase family protein: MSYQHQYVDGTRIHFPLGKVVCIGRNYAEHAKELNNPIPAEPLLFIKPGSCVVPLEGGFKIPTDRGSVHYEAEIAVLLGKPLSTKPTEEEVLDAISGYAPALDLTLRDLQSKLKEKGLPWELCKSFDGACVLPPFVSAASFEDVTDIPVRLSINGEVRQDGNSAMMLNPIVPIIQYMAACFSLQAGDVILTGTPAGVGPFNVGDELVLELPGVCRFESRVL; this comes from the coding sequence ATGAGTTACCAGCACCAGTACGTAGACGGTACCCGCATCCACTTCCCGTTGGGCAAGGTGGTGTGCATCGGCCGCAACTATGCCGAACATGCCAAGGAACTGAACAACCCGATCCCCGCCGAGCCGCTGCTGTTCATCAAGCCCGGCAGCTGCGTGGTGCCGCTGGAAGGCGGCTTCAAGATCCCGACCGACCGTGGCTCGGTGCATTACGAGGCCGAAATCGCCGTGCTGCTGGGCAAGCCGCTGTCGACCAAGCCCACCGAAGAAGAAGTGCTGGACGCGATTTCCGGCTACGCCCCGGCGCTGGACCTGACCCTGCGCGACCTGCAGAGCAAACTGAAGGAAAAGGGCCTGCCGTGGGAGCTGTGCAAAAGCTTTGACGGTGCCTGCGTGCTGCCGCCGTTCGTGTCGGCCGCCTCGTTCGAAGATGTCACCGATATTCCGGTGCGCCTGAGCATCAACGGCGAAGTGCGCCAGGACGGCAACAGCGCAATGATGCTCAACCCCATCGTGCCGATCATCCAGTACATGGCGGCGTGTTTCTCGCTGCAGGCGGGCGATGTGATCCTCACCGGCACACCGGCCGGCGTGGGCCCGTTCAACGTGGGTGACGAGCTGGTGCTGGAACTTCCCGGCGTCTGCCGGTTCGAAAGCCGCGTGCTCTGA
- a CDS encoding SdiA-regulated domain-containing protein, with amino-acid sequence MVIPTAAPHSPAPKRKLWLRWPVWLGVLAVVAYGVAVAMHWDDRGLLWLKERFESTAVRQDSIWLPDYVVDIDAKPLPGMERDEASDLSFNPHTRTLFAVMGKHPFLTELDLDGNVLRKIPLEGWANPEAVAVMEDGLIGIVDERQHDLVMVKVDANTTSLKRSDYQGFELGDASKDNKGFEGLAWDSMRQRLLIGEERPPKLYAWSSDGRSPLKGDKQALPSDQLDLRNLSALAVDPRTGHLLALSADSNMLLELDEKGDQVSFMVLLGGFNGLKAGIPRAEGVTMDDQGNLYFVSEPNLFYRFRKN; translated from the coding sequence ATGGTCATCCCCACTGCTGCGCCCCATTCACCTGCTCCCAAACGCAAGCTTTGGCTGCGCTGGCCTGTCTGGCTGGGCGTCTTGGCGGTAGTCGCCTATGGCGTCGCCGTGGCCATGCACTGGGACGATCGCGGGTTGCTGTGGCTCAAGGAGCGTTTTGAAAGCACCGCAGTGCGCCAGGACAGCATCTGGCTACCGGATTACGTGGTGGACATCGACGCCAAACCGCTGCCGGGCATGGAGCGGGATGAAGCCTCTGACCTGTCGTTCAACCCGCATACCCGTACCCTGTTCGCGGTGATGGGCAAGCACCCCTTCCTCACCGAGCTCGACCTCGACGGCAACGTGCTGCGCAAGATCCCGCTGGAGGGCTGGGCCAACCCGGAAGCCGTGGCGGTGATGGAAGACGGCCTGATCGGCATTGTCGACGAGCGCCAGCACGACCTGGTGATGGTCAAGGTCGATGCCAACACCACCTCGCTCAAGCGCAGCGACTACCAAGGGTTCGAGCTTGGTGATGCCAGCAAGGACAACAAGGGCTTCGAAGGCCTTGCCTGGGACTCCATGCGCCAGCGCCTGCTGATAGGCGAAGAGCGCCCGCCCAAGCTGTACGCCTGGAGCAGCGACGGGCGCAGCCCGCTCAAGGGCGACAAACAAGCCCTGCCCAGCGACCAGCTGGACCTGCGCAACCTGTCGGCGCTGGCGGTCGACCCGCGCACCGGCCACCTGCTGGCGCTGTCGGCCGATTCGAACATGCTGCTGGAACTCGACGAGAAGGGCGACCAGGTCAGCTTCATGGTCCTGCTGGGTGGCTTCAACGGCCTCAAGGCCGGTATCCCGCGTGCCGAGGGGGTGACCATGGACGACCAGGGCAACCTGTATTTCGTCAGCGAACCCAACCTGTTCTATCGCTTCAGAAAGAACTGA
- a CDS encoding SdiA-regulated domain-containing protein, which produces MRRSYRLIAAALLFSTLTLLGVVGHEFRLFERGWFNLKAWWQPSEQGIGLDRYRVTLEAQPIDGLHDDVSALTYDPDRKTLFTVTNSSPELVELSLEGRILRRVPLTGFGDPEAVEYVGPNSYVITDERQQRLIRVRLNDSTLFLDAADAEQLTLGIGLNGNKGFEGLAYDSAGQRLFVAKERDPMLIYEVHGFPHTNPEQPYAVHVVQDRKRDGRLFVRDLSSLQYDERSGHLLALSDESRLVVELDVEGRPLSTLSLRKGFQGLKQTVPQAEGLAMDEAGRLYLVSEPNLFYVFEKPAD; this is translated from the coding sequence ATGCGCCGAAGCTACCGCCTGATTGCTGCTGCCCTGTTGTTTTCAACCCTGACCCTGCTAGGCGTGGTGGGGCATGAATTTCGCCTGTTCGAGCGTGGCTGGTTCAACCTCAAGGCCTGGTGGCAGCCGAGCGAGCAGGGCATTGGCCTGGACCGCTATCGGGTAACGCTCGAGGCGCAGCCCATCGACGGGCTGCATGACGATGTCTCGGCACTGACCTACGACCCTGACCGCAAGACCCTGTTCACCGTGACCAACTCCAGCCCCGAGCTGGTCGAGCTGTCGCTGGAAGGGCGCATTCTGCGGCGCGTGCCGCTGACCGGCTTCGGCGACCCCGAGGCGGTGGAATACGTGGGGCCGAACAGTTACGTGATCACTGACGAGCGCCAACAGCGGCTGATTCGTGTGCGCCTGAACGACAGCACGCTGTTCCTCGATGCCGCCGACGCCGAGCAACTCACCCTGGGCATCGGCCTGAACGGCAACAAGGGCTTCGAAGGGCTGGCCTACGACTCGGCGGGCCAGCGCCTGTTCGTGGCCAAGGAGCGCGACCCGATGCTGATCTACGAGGTGCACGGTTTCCCGCACACCAACCCCGAGCAGCCGTATGCCGTGCATGTAGTGCAGGACCGCAAGCGTGATGGGCGGCTATTCGTGCGCGACTTGTCGAGCCTGCAGTACGACGAGCGCAGCGGGCATCTGCTGGCCTTGTCGGATGAATCGCGCCTGGTGGTGGAGCTGGATGTCGAGGGCCGGCCGCTGAGCACCTTGTCGTTGCGCAAGGGTTTCCAAGGGCTCAAGCAGACCGTGCCCCAGGCCGAGGGCCTGGCCATGGACGAGGCGGGCAGGTTGTACCTGGTGAGCGAGCCGAACCTGTTCTATGTGTTCGAAAAGCCGGCGGATTGA
- the rpiA gene encoding ribose-5-phosphate isomerase RpiA, whose product MTQDQLKQAVAQAAVDLILPKLDEKSVVGVGTGSTANFFIDALAQHKTAFDGAVASSEATAQRLKGHGIPVYELNSVSELEFYVDGADESDAHLNLIKGGGAALTREKIVAAVAKTFICIADASKLVPVLGAFALPVEVIPMARSHVARQLVKLGGDPVYREGVLTDNGNVILDVHNLQITNPVELEAQINAIVGVVTNGLFAARPADVLLLGTAEGVKTLKAE is encoded by the coding sequence ATGACCCAGGACCAACTGAAACAGGCCGTCGCCCAGGCCGCTGTCGACCTCATCCTCCCCAAGCTGGATGAAAAAAGCGTCGTCGGCGTCGGCACCGGTTCCACCGCCAACTTCTTCATCGACGCCCTGGCCCAGCACAAGACCGCCTTCGACGGCGCCGTGGCCAGCTCCGAGGCCACCGCCCAGCGCCTGAAGGGCCATGGCATCCCGGTGTACGAGCTGAACAGCGTCAGCGAGCTGGAGTTCTACGTGGACGGCGCCGACGAGAGCGACGCGCACCTGAACCTGATCAAGGGCGGCGGTGCAGCCCTGACCCGCGAGAAGATCGTCGCGGCAGTGGCCAAGACCTTCATCTGCATCGCCGACGCCAGCAAACTGGTGCCGGTGCTGGGCGCCTTCGCGCTGCCGGTCGAGGTGATCCCCATGGCCCGCAGCCACGTGGCGCGCCAGTTGGTCAAGCTGGGCGGCGACCCGGTGTACCGCGAGGGCGTGCTGACCGACAACGGCAACGTGATCCTGGACGTGCACAACCTGCAGATCACCAACCCGGTGGAGCTCGAGGCGCAGATCAACGCCATTGTCGGCGTGGTCACCAACGGCCTGTTCGCCGCCCGTCCGGCCGATGTGCTGCTGCTGGGTACCGCCGAAGGCGTGAAGACGCTCAAGGCCGAGTAA
- the ilvA gene encoding threonine ammonia-lyase, biosynthetic, translating into MLEQYVKKILTSRVYDVAVETPLHSAGQLSKRLGNSVLLKREDLQPVFSFKIRGAYNKLAQLSAEELARGVVTASAGNHAQGLALAARELGIKATIVMPKTTPEIKIEGVRSRGGKVVLHGDSFPEALAYSLKLVDEKGFVYIHPYDDPHTIAGQGTVAMEILRQHPGRLDAIFVPVGGGGLIAGIAAYVKYLRPEIKVIGVEPDDSNCLQAALAAGERVVLPQVGLFADGVAVAQIGQHTFDICRHHVDEVITVSTDEICAAIKDIYDDTRSITEPAGALGVAGIKKYVELKGVTGQTLVAIDSGANVNFDRLRHVAERAELGEKREAIIAVTIPERPGSFKAFCEAIGKRQITEFNYRKHTSDEAHIFVGVQTHPENDPRALLVQQLTEQDFPVTDLTDNELAKLHIRHMVGGHSAGASDEIVLRFEFPERPGALFNFLNKLGGRWNISMFHYRNHGAADGRVVAGLQVPEEERHLVPAALAKIGYPYWDETENPAYKLFLG; encoded by the coding sequence ATGCTCGAACAGTACGTCAAGAAGATCCTCACCTCGCGCGTCTACGACGTTGCCGTCGAAACCCCGCTGCACAGCGCCGGGCAACTGAGCAAGCGCCTGGGCAACAGCGTGCTGCTCAAGCGCGAAGACCTGCAGCCGGTGTTCTCGTTCAAGATCCGCGGGGCGTACAACAAGCTGGCGCAGCTCAGTGCCGAGGAGCTGGCCCGCGGCGTGGTCACGGCTTCTGCCGGCAACCACGCCCAGGGCCTGGCCCTGGCAGCGCGGGAACTGGGCATCAAGGCCACCATCGTGATGCCCAAGACCACCCCCGAGATCAAGATCGAAGGCGTGCGTTCGCGCGGCGGCAAGGTGGTGCTGCACGGCGACTCGTTCCCCGAGGCGCTGGCCTACTCGCTGAAACTGGTCGACGAAAAGGGCTTCGTCTACATCCACCCCTATGACGACCCGCACACCATCGCCGGCCAAGGCACCGTGGCCATGGAGATCCTGCGCCAGCACCCGGGCCGGCTGGACGCGATCTTCGTGCCGGTGGGCGGCGGCGGCTTGATTGCCGGCATCGCCGCCTACGTGAAATACCTGCGCCCGGAAATCAAGGTGATCGGCGTCGAGCCGGACGACTCCAACTGCCTGCAGGCCGCGCTGGCTGCCGGTGAGCGGGTGGTGCTGCCGCAGGTCGGGCTGTTCGCCGACGGCGTGGCGGTGGCGCAGATCGGCCAGCACACCTTCGATATCTGCCGCCATCATGTGGATGAGGTGATCACCGTCAGCACTGACGAGATCTGCGCGGCTATCAAGGATATCTACGACGATACCCGCTCGATCACCGAACCTGCCGGCGCACTGGGCGTGGCGGGCATCAAGAAGTACGTCGAGCTCAAGGGCGTGACCGGGCAAACCCTGGTGGCCATCGATTCGGGTGCCAACGTCAATTTCGACCGCCTGCGCCATGTGGCCGAGCGTGCCGAACTGGGCGAGAAGCGCGAAGCGATCATCGCCGTGACCATCCCCGAGCGCCCGGGCAGCTTCAAGGCGTTCTGCGAGGCCATCGGCAAGCGCCAGATCACCGAATTCAACTACCGCAAGCACACCTCGGACGAAGCCCACATTTTCGTCGGCGTGCAGACCCACCCGGAAAACGACCCGCGTGCGTTGCTGGTGCAGCAACTGACCGAACAGGACTTCCCGGTAACCGACCTGACCGACAACGAACTGGCCAAGTTGCACATCCGCCACATGGTCGGCGGCCATTCGGCCGGGGCCAGCGACGAGATAGTGCTGCGCTTCGAGTTCCCCGAGCGGCCGGGGGCGTTGTTCAACTTCCTCAACAAGCTGGGTGGGCGCTGGAACATCTCGATGTTCCACTACCGCAACCATGGCGCCGCCGATGGCCGCGTGGTGGCGGGGTTGCAGGTGCCGGAGGAAGAACGCCACCTGGTGCCGGCGGCGCTGGCCAAGATCGGTTACCCGTATTGGGACGAGACCGAGAACCCGGCTTACAAGCTATTCTTGGGCTGA